One Suricata suricatta isolate VVHF042 chromosome X, meerkat_22Aug2017_6uvM2_HiC, whole genome shotgun sequence genomic region harbors:
- the POU3F4 gene encoding POU domain, class 3, transcription factor 4: MATAASNPYSILSSSSLVHADSASMQQGSPFRNPQKLLQSDYLQGVPSNGHPLGHQWVTSLGDGGPWSSTLATNPLDQQDVKPGREDLQLGAIIHHRSPHVAHHSPHTNHPNAWGASPAPNPSITSSGQALNVYSQSGFTVSGMLEHGGLTPPPASTSAQSLHPVLRDPPDHSDLGSHHCQDHSDEETPTSDELEQFAKQFKQRRIKLGFTQADVGLALGTLYGNVFSQTTICRFEALQLSFKNMCKLKPLLNKWLEEADSSTGSPTSIDKIAAQGRKRKKRTSIEVSVKGVLETHFLKCPKPAAQEISSLADSLQLEKEVVRVWFCNRRQKEKRMTPPGDQQPHEVYSHTVKTDTSCHDI; the protein is encoded by the coding sequence ATGGCCACAGCTGCCTCGAATCCCTACAGCATTCTCAGTTCTAGCTCCCTAGTTCATGCGGACTCTGCGAGCATGCAGCAGGGGAGTCCTTTCCGAAACCctcagaaacttctccaaagtgATTACTTGCAGGGAGTTCCTAGCAATGGGCATCCTCTCGGGCATCAATGGGTGACCAGTCTGGGCGATGGAGGCCCATGGTCTTCCACACTGGCCACCAACCCACTGGACCAGCAGGACGTGAAGCCTGGACGCGAAGACCTGCAGTTGGGTGCGATCATCCATCACCGCTCACCGCACGTCGCCCACCACTCTCCGCACACTAACCATCCGAATGCCTGGGGGGCTAGTCCAGCTCCGAACCCGTCTATCACGTCAAGCGGCCAAGCCCTTAACGTGTACTCACAGTCTGGCTTCACAGTGAGCGGTATGCTGGAGCACGGAGGACTGACTCCACCGCCGGCCTCCACCTCCGCACAGAGTCTACACCCGGTGCTCCGGGATCCCCCAGACCACAGCGATCTAGGCTCGCACCACTGCCAGGACCACTCGGACGAGGAGACACCAACCTCGGATGAGTTAGAACAGTTCGCCAAACAGTTCAAACAAAGGAGAATCAAGTTGGGCTTCACTCAGGCGGACGTGGGGCTGGCGCTGGGCACACTGTATGGCAACGTGTTCTCACAGACCACTATCTGCCGGTTCGAGGCCTTGCAGCTGAGCTTCAAGAACATGTGCAAGCTGAAGCCGCTGCTGAACAAGTGGCTGGAGGAGGCTGATTCGTCCACAGGGAGCCCGACCAGCATTGACAAAATCGCCGCTCAGGGTCGCAAGCGCAAGAAGCGAACCTCCATCGAGGTGAGTGTCAAGGGCGTACTGGAAACGCATTTCCTCAAGTGTCCCAAGCCTGCCGCGCAGGAGATTTCCTCGCTGGCAGATAGCCTCCAGTTGGAGAAAGAAGTGGTGCGTGTCTGGTTCTGTAAccgaagacagaaagagaaaagaatgactCCACCAGGGGATCAGCAGCCACATGAGGTTTATTCACACACCGTGAAAACAGACACGTCCTGCCACGATATCTGA